The DNA window AGAAGTCTCGGCGTACACGCTGCAGTGAGAGCCCTCGCCGGGGGGCGGATCGCGACCGGAGCGTGCCTGCTCGGCGCCGCTGTCGTGCTGGGCGTCGCGCTCGCTGCGCCGGGGGCGCTCGCCGCTGCGCACCTTCGCTCGGCCGGCAAGCCCAATCCGGTCGCCGACCCGGCGCACAACGCGACTCCGAGCTCGGCGTTCTGGTCGGCCTGCTACGGCATGGGTACCTCGGTCGCCGCCAACCGGGCGTGCGACAAGCCCGCGTTGGTCGACTTCGACAAGGTGCGCAAGAGCGAGGGCCTCGGCAAGCTGACCTTGCCCGGGGACTTCAACGAGCTTTCGGTGCGCGCGCAGCTACTGGCGATCACCGACATCGAACGCGTCGACCGGCACCGCCGTCCGGTGCTCGGCCTGTCCAAACCGCTGGACACCCTCGCCAGGCAAGGCGCGAAGGCCGACCGCGACCCCTACTTCCCGAGCCACGGGTTCTCCTCCGGCGGGTCGAACTGGGCCGGTGCGGGCAACTCCGCGCTTCTCGACGACTTCTTCTGGATGTACGACGACGGACCGAACTCCGGCAACGAGGACTGTCAGCACAAGGGCGACCCCGGTTGCTGGGGGCACCGGCACAACATCATCAACGCGTACTCGCCTCGGCTGGTGATGGGTGCGGCGGTTGCCTATAAGACGGGAACCGGTACGTCGATGACCGAGGAGTTCCTCGGCGGCGACACCGCGCACAAGGTCAACGTCAAGCCGACCTGGGCGACCATCGCGGCGACCTTCCCGCTGGCGGTGACCGTTTCGAGCAGCTCGAGCTCAGTGGCGGCGGGCAAGGCGGTCACGATCACCGGCCGGGTGACGCACAAGGTCGCCCGCATCGGCGCCGGCCATCAGCGGGTAGCTCTCGAACGGCGGATCGGTGCGGGTTCCTGGTCCACGATGGTCAAGGCGAGCACCGGCCGGCACGGCGTGGTCCACCTCGCCCTGCATCCGGCCAAGACCGCGGCGTACCGGGTCGTTGCGCTCGGCGCGCACGGCCACCATCTCGCCACGAGTGCGCCCGTGACGGTGACGGTCAGCGGCTGAGCGCTCAGCCGATCCGGCGCAGTACGGCGGTGACGCGGCCGAGAATCGTGGCCTGGTCGCCCGCAATCGGGGAGTGGTCCGGGTTCGCGGGCAGCAGCCACACGTGGCCGTCCTTGCGGCTGAAGGTCTTCACGGTCGCTTCGTTGTCCAGCAGGGCGGCGACGATCTGCCCGGGCTCGGCATCCTGCTGGCGGCTCACGACCACCCAGTCGCCGTCGGTGATCGCCGCGTCGATCATCGACTCGCCGATCACCCGGAGCAGGAACAGCTCGCCGTCGCCGACGATCTGTCGGGGAAGTGCGAAGACGTCCTCGATCGCGTGTTCGGCGAGGATCGGGCCGCCGGCCGCGATCTGCCCGACGACGGGGACGTAGGCGGGCGTCGGCCGGTCGTCGCCCTCACCGGTGACGTCGTCCGGCTCGGCCGCCGGGATCTTCACCTCGACCGCTCGCGGGCGGTTGGCGTCACGGCGCAGGAAGCCCTTGCGCTCGAGTGAGCTCAGCTGGTGGGCGACGCTCGAGGTCGAGGTGAGTCCCACCGCTTCGCCGATCTCGCGCATCGAGGGCGGATACCCACGGCGCAGCACGGAGTCCCGGATCACCTCGAGCACCTTGCGCTGGCGCGGTGTGAGCCCGGCCGCGTCCGGCGGGCCGTCGGGGATCTCGCGGACGTTCTTGGGGGCGGCCTTGGCGGTCGTCTTCACGGGGGTCTTGGCCCGCTGGCGTCCGGCCGGTGGCTCGCTGGCGTTGGTCATGCCCGCACGGTAGCGAGGCGACCGGCCGGATTCAAACACCTGTTCGAACGTGTCGTGATTGTGTCGGCCGGCCGTGTTATAACTCGTACAGGCGTTCGATCGAACGTGTATTCGATCTGGAGGTTGTGATGACGACGACGCGGGCCACTCGTTCGTCCCTGCGGCTCACCCGTCGTGGTCGGGTCGTCGCGGTGCTGGTCGTGATGCTGTCCACGGTCGTGGGCGGTTTCGGCCTGGGCCGTTCGACCAGCCTGGCCGCCGGGCGCGCGCACGCACCGGTGCGGCACACCGTCGTGGTGGAGCCGGGAGAGACCTTGTGGGCGGTCGCGCTTCGGGTGGCGCCGCACGAGGATCCCCGCTTGGCCGTGGCCGATCTCGAGCGCGCGAACCACCTGGCGAGCGCCGAGGTCGCGCCGGGGCAGGAGCTGGTCGTGCCGGCCGGCGGGTAGTCCACCGACACGCGCAAGAAACTTCGCCGGAAGTGCTTGCGTCGCGGTCCGGCCGGGTCTAGCGTCGCGCCCTACATCTTGTGTTACACCGATGTAGTTTCCCCACAGGTTGTGCCACACCCGGTCCACAGGGCATGCCGGGGTGTGGATGAACGGCACCGGACGCGGAAGGGAGGCACCGAAGCGGATGCATTGTCCGTTCTGTCGCTTTCCCGACTCCCGCGTGGTCGACTCCCGCGAGACCGAGGACGGCGCGGCGATCCGCCGCCGGCGGGCCTGCCCCGAGTGCGGCCGGCGGTTCACCACGGTGGAGACCGCCAGCCTGTCGGTGGTCAAGCGCTCCGGCGCCTGCGAGCCGTTCAGCCGGGCGAAGGTGATCGACGGTGTACGCAAGGCCTGCTCCGGCCGACCGGTGGACGAGGACGCCCTCGCCCTGCTCGGCCACCAGGTCGAGGAGACGATCCGCGCTGGCGGGCTCGCCGAGGTCCCGGCCCACGAGGTCGGCCTGGCCATTCTCGAGCCGCTGTCCCGGCTCGACGAGGTGGCCTACCTGCGGTTCGCGAGCGTCTACCGCAACTTCACCTCCCTCGATGACTTCGTGATCGAGGTGGCCGCGATCCGCGAGCAGGGCCGCCCCGATCCCGCCGCCGACCCGGCTCCCGAATCGACCCCTGAATCGGCCCGTGAATCGACCCCTGAATCCACCCTCGCGCCGGGAGTGCATCCGGCCGCCGAAGCGTTGAACTAACAGCAGCCGAAAGGACTTCGATGACCGAGACGACGAGCGGCCGGACGCACGCCGAGGCCACGACCGGGGCCGGCACCGGCCGCGGCCGACTGCGGCTGGAGCGCGTCTACACGACCCCCGGCGCGCACCCGTACGACGAGGTGAGCTGGGAGCGCCGCGACGTTGTGATGACCAACTGGCGCGACGGCTCGATCAACTTCGAGCAGCGCGGGGTGGAGTTCCCCGACTTCTGGTCGGTCAACGCGGCCAACATCGTCACCACCAAGTACTTCCGCGGCGCGGTGGGCACCGACGCGCGCGAGTCGAGCCTTCGCCAGCTGATCGACCGGGTCGTGCAGACCTACCGGCGGGCCGGTGAGGAGCACGGCTACTTCGCCACGCCCGAGGATGCCGAGATCTTCGACCACGAGCTGACGTACATGCTGTTGCACCAGGTCTTCAGCTTCAACTCACCGGTCTGGTTCAACGTCGGAACCAAGTCCCCGCAACAGGTGTCGGCGTGCCAACCGTACGACGCACTGGTCAGCACACCGGCAGGCCTGATGCCGATCGGCAAGCTGGTCGAGGAGAACGCCGTCGGCACAAAGGTCTACGACTCGGAGGGGGTCACCCGCGTGACGGCCGCCAAGCACAATGGCCGCAAGCGCGTTGTTCGGGTCGAGACGAAGGCCGGCCAGCAGCTTGACGTGACTGCGGACCACCTGGTGTGGCGGTCGAGCGGTGACCGGATCGGGAGCTTCGTTCCCGCGGGCGAGTTGCGCATCGGCGACACCGTCGAGTGGCACCGCACCTATGCCTACGGCGAGGCAGAAATCTCGATCCGCGAGATCGCCGAAGCGGCGTTGGCCGGATGGCTACAGAGCGATGGCTTCGTCGGGCAGTACACCGGGACCAATCGGTCGCTGACCATCGAAGCGATGACGGTGACCGCCGCTGAGCTCGAGTGGGTCACCCGCCAGCTCGACGTCGTGTTCCCCGACGTGCATCGCCACGAGCGAGGAGTGGTCACTGAGGACACATCGCTCGACTGCCGGCGGACCCGCCTCTACGGGAACGGTCTCGCGGAGTTCGTCGAGGGTTGGGGATTGCGCGCTCGCGGGACCGAGATGACCGTTCCGGAGCGGCTGTTCGCGGCACCGCTGCCCGTCGTCACCGCGTACCTGCGGAGCCTGTTCCAGGCCGAGGGTTACGTGAGCCGTCGAGAGAGCTCAACACTGGTCGGCCTGGACATGATCGGCGAAGATCTGATTCGCGGAGTGCAGGCGTTGCTGGCTCGGTTCGGCATCTTTGCTCGGGTCGGACGCAAGACTGAGAAGCGCTCGAACCGTCATGACACGTGGGGCATTCGGATCCAGAACGACGGTGACCGGCAGATCTTCGCCGAGGAAATCGGCTTCATCGATCCGGTCAAAGCTGCGAAGCT is part of the Mycobacteriales bacterium genome and encodes:
- the lexA gene encoding transcriptional repressor LexA translates to MTNASEPPAGRQRAKTPVKTTAKAAPKNVREIPDGPPDAAGLTPRQRKVLEVIRDSVLRRGYPPSMREIGEAVGLTSTSSVAHQLSSLERKGFLRRDANRPRAVEVKIPAAEPDDVTGEGDDRPTPAYVPVVGQIAAGGPILAEHAIEDVFALPRQIVGDGELFLLRVIGESMIDAAITDGDWVVVSRQQDAEPGQIVAALLDNEATVKTFSRKDGHVWLLPANPDHSPIAGDQATILGRVTAVLRRIG
- a CDS encoding LysM peptidoglycan-binding domain-containing protein, yielding MTTTRATRSSLRLTRRGRVVAVLVVMLSTVVGGFGLGRSTSLAAGRAHAPVRHTVVVEPGETLWAVALRVAPHEDPRLAVADLERANHLASAEVAPGQELVVPAGG
- the nrdR gene encoding transcriptional regulator NrdR; translation: MHCPFCRFPDSRVVDSRETEDGAAIRRRRACPECGRRFTTVETASLSVVKRSGACEPFSRAKVIDGVRKACSGRPVDEDALALLGHQVEETIRAGGLAEVPAHEVGLAILEPLSRLDEVAYLRFASVYRNFTSLDDFVIEVAAIREQGRPDPAADPAPESTPESARESTPESTLAPGVHPAAEALN
- a CDS encoding LAGLIDADG family homing endonuclease — translated: MTETTSGRTHAEATTGAGTGRGRLRLERVYTTPGAHPYDEVSWERRDVVMTNWRDGSINFEQRGVEFPDFWSVNAANIVTTKYFRGAVGTDARESSLRQLIDRVVQTYRRAGEEHGYFATPEDAEIFDHELTYMLLHQVFSFNSPVWFNVGTKSPQQVSACQPYDALVSTPAGLMPIGKLVEENAVGTKVYDSEGVTRVTAAKHNGRKRVVRVETKAGQQLDVTADHLVWRSSGDRIGSFVPAGELRIGDTVEWHRTYAYGEAEISIREIAEAALAGWLQSDGFVGQYTGTNRSLTIEAMTVTAAELEWVTRQLDVVFPDVHRHERGVVTEDTSLDCRRTRLYGNGLAEFVEGWGLRARGTEMTVPERLFAAPLPVVTAYLRSLFQAEGYVSRRESSTLVGLDMIGEDLIRGVQALLARFGIFARVGRKTEKRSNRHDTWGIRIQNDGDRQIFAEEIGFIDPVKAAKLEASFDVAGRPARGTKRLQIASIVDRGELDVYDIQTESGEYLSAGLRVHNCFILAVDDTMDSILNWYREEGLIFKGGSGAGLNLSRIRSSKELLSSGGTASGPVSFMRGADASAGTIKSGGATRRAAKMVILDVDHPDIEEFVQTKAREEDKIRALRDAGFDMDLGGQDIVSVQYQNANNSVRVNDEFMRAVEEGREFGLRARHSGEVVETVEAKNLFASIAKAA